The genome window ATTCTATGATGGAATTAGGATGCAGAATGGATTAATGCTTACGTGTTTAGTCTAACGGCGTTTCAAGCGACAAGCAAAATCCTTTCTTTCCATTTGGGTGCGCATTTTTGAGCCAGTATATTGCAGAGATAGTTAAATTTTACTCGAGCTTGATTTGATGGTTAAGCCTTTCATTTGTTTTCTATCAAATAACTAAGGGTTGGTATCTCCAACCCCAAACAAATACGCTAAGTTATCTGCTTTCAATTATGATTATTTGGCTTATTTTTTAAAAGTCATCCTGCTTATAATATTTAGTAAGAGTATTAATAATACGCATATTAGCTAACTAATATCTAAAATAATTTAATCAACTAGCTTTTTAGTTTTCTAAAAGTTTATTTAGCAATTTGCGAAGTCTAATTAGCGATAAAAATTTAATGAGTAATTAAATTCAGCTTAGATTTAAACGTTAAATAAAGTAATAGTTCAAATTTAGTCTTGCTTTGCTTATCTTAGCCGAAAGGCGATTAACCGTAGCAATTTTTTCTTCTATTTGTCCTGATAACTGAGAATCTTTATTGTATTTTTGCTGGTGTTTTTGTAGTTTAGCTAAAGTTTCTTTGACAGTGGCTAATTCTTTTTCAATTTTAATTAATAGAATAATTAATCTGGCAACCTTTACTGTTTTTTCTTCAGCAACAATCTCTTGCTGAATAGATGCGATGTAGTTATTAATATCTTCCATGAATTTACTGATATGTTGACTAATATGACAGAATAACTGCGCTTGTTTTTATTTCTTAAACCAAGTATATCCGTGAATATGAGGTCATGGTATAAAGTTTGCGTAATTGTTGGAGTATTTATATAAACAATATGTAAATTTGTCCATCAAACTCCCCAAAACTAGTCGCAGCAGTAACTTTGCCTCAGAATATATTCTCTATAAGCCAGCTTATTTATATTTTACAAGCTGAAATCCCAAATTTTCATGATTATTTTCTAGTCAATTTCAGCTAAGGAAATATATCAAACTACAAAAACAATGTTCTTGCGTAAGATCGGCTCAATTTTTAGTACTTATAGGCTGCAATATTTGCGATTAAGAATGTTAGAACATATATTTGAATTTCACAATTTGCAGATAAACTATGAATGAAATTATTAACACTATCAGCAAAGTACTGCTAGAATTACTTGCTCAATCAATAAAAGCACTTCCTAGTTTGCTGTCTGCTTTAGTAGTGCTGTTTTTAACTAGGTATGCAGCACAAATAGTGCTGAAAATTGCTGATGAAACAGGAAGGCGTGCTATTAAGAGCAATTCCCTAAAGCTCCTACTAACAAAAGTTTGTCGAATTGGTGTCTGGACAATAGGAATTTTGTTCGCTTGCGTTTTGGCGTTCCCGGGATTTGAACTGGGAGATATTATTGCTACTCTCGGTGTCGGTTCTGTAGCAATTGGTTTTGCGTTCCAAGATATATTTAAAAACTTTTTAGCAGGAATTATTTTGTTAGTCGAAGAGCCATTTCGGATTGGCGATGAAGTGGTAATTGGTGACTATGAGGGTAAGGTTGAAAATATTAGCATTCGTACCACTAAAATTCGTACCTATAAAGGAGAGAGAGTATTGTTACCTAACTCTACTGTCTTTACCGATGCCGTAAAGGTAGTCACCGCTTATGACTATCGGCGGACGGATTTGGGTGTAGGTGTAGATTACAATACTTCTTTGCCACAAGCTAAGAAACTTTTAGCACAAACTATTGCCAGTGTTTCTGGAGTAATGACCGAACCAGTTCCAGAAATTGACGTAGTGAACTTTGGCGAGAGTTCAATCGATTTTGTGGTTCGCTATTGGAGTGATTCATCGCAAAAACAGATACGTAATGTGCAAACTAAAGCCATTATTGCGATTAAAAAAGCTTTGGATGGTGCAAATATCAGCATCCCTTACCCCATTCGGACTCTCTACTACTATGAGCGAGAAAAATAGGCGTTGCTAATTTTAAGTATGATGTAATATAAAATATTACGGTTTATAGCTAATAGCTTTTAAACAAGTATACTCAACCGCAACTTTTACATTTCATACCCCAATTCAGCAACGCCAAAATAAGACTAATTAGCCTCTTCCTGGTTCAGTCAGAGAAACATCAACCAGATTAATTTCTTGCTTCAGACTGTTTAGAGGAGGATTCATGGTCTGAACGTTACCCACAACCAGGGTAACCAACCGATCTGGCTGAAGATATTCTTGTGCAACATCTAAAATATCTTCTCTGGTTGTATTTTGGACTTGCTCTTGATATTCAAAGATAAAATCTTCAGGATAGTCAAAGTATTCATAACGCATTAGTCGAGATAGGGTTTGACTGGGGTCTTGAAAATTAAAGACAAATGAGTTGAGAATTGATTCTTTGGCATTGTCTAGCTCTTGCTTAGACACAAGTTTGGTGCGCAGTTTTTTAATCTCATTAATAGTCGATCTAATAAAAGGAACGGTATTATTAGTTTGAGTTTGTCCCCCCGCGATAAACATTCCATCAAAGTCATAGCTAGGACTCCAAGAGCCATATACGCTATAGGCTAGACCCTGACGCGATCGCACTTCGTTAAACAAACGTCCGCCAAAACCGTTTAAAACGCCGTTAAGAACACTAAGGGTTGGGTAATCGGGACTATCAAACTGACCGCCAATGTGACCCAAGAGAATATTGCTCTGAGTCAGCTGGGGACGATCGATGGCAAAGATTCCTTGCTCGTATTTTTGACTCGCTGCTGGTGTTTCTAAAGCCGGTAGGGAAGTATCTGCTTGCCAATCGCCAAAGGCATCCTGTACCCGCTCGATCATGGCATCAGTCTCAAAATCACCAACTATACCCAGAATTATGTTTTCAGGACGAACATAGGTTTGATAAAAGTCGGTAACATCTTGACGCGAAATGTTATCTAAGGTGTTATATTCAATCGTCCGAGCATAAGGACTAGTTTCACCGTAAATAACCTTATTAAATTCACGATTGGCAATATCATTGGGATCGTCATTACGACGAGCAATTGCTCCCTGTTGCTGCTTAAGCGCGATCGCCAATTTTTCAGGAGCAAAAGCTGGCTGACGAAGTACTTCCGTAAATAGAGGAAATACCGTATTTAAGTCTTCGCTAAGAGTATCAAAGCTAGCATTGCCAGAAGTATTATCAATACTGGTTTCTACACTGGCCGCTTTTTGTTCCAAGATTGAATTCAACTCGTCTGCGGGGTGATTTTCGGTTCCGCCACTACGCATCAGTCTTCCTGTTAACTCAGCCAAACCAACTTTGTTAGCAGGTTCATAACGCGAACCAGTCCGAATTATCGCCGTACCGCTAATCAGTGGTAAATCTCGATCTTCTAGAAGGTATACTACCATGCCATTCTCTAGTTCATACCTTTCATATTCAGGTAGCTGAATTTCTGGCAGAGGCTCAAAGTCCAATTCTGTATAGTGTTTAGGAGTATCAGCTGCCGCAGTTAGCCGAACCGTAAATGATAATAAAACTGTAAATAAGACCAAACTTAACCAAGAAAATATTTTTCTACTCATTTATATCTACATCGAAAGAAGCTTTACTATTCTATCTATCAGCAATTGAGCTTGCTCAAAGCAGACGGACGGCTGTTTATGATCTAGTCTTTATGGCGATCGCGAAGGACGGACGCAAAGCTTATCCGAAGGTGTACCCTTTAGGGAATCCTTTAGGGCGAAGCTTATACTAAAGCATATGCGAAGCGGTATCCTTTAGGACTCGCTTCGCATCGTCCGAAGGTGTCTCTGTGCGGATACACTTGCGGATATACCATGCACGGGAATCCTTTAGGGCTAATCCTTTAGGGTACCCGAAGGGTAATCGCGCCTTGGCATTAGATTAACTAGATAGCTTATTAATCCAAAATTCCAGCTATGGCGAAGCGTATTTTCTGGACATTAAGGGTTCAAACTCTTGGCAAGAGAAATATAGCAATACTCTCCACATCGTTAATAATCTTGTTACAAAGGTCATTTACTGGTAGATCGTTAACACCGTAAAGAAAAGGGTTTTCTAGCTCTTTGCCTACTTCTTCTAGCCCTAACAAAATAAAGCTAACAATAGCAACTACTGGTATTGCCCACCATCCCATTTTTTGAATCAAGTTAAATGGTAGACCCAGACAGTAAATTAAAATTAATCGTTTTAGATAAATACGGTAGGCAATTGGTAGTGGTGTTTGGGAAATACGCTCACAACTACTAAGTCCTTCTACCATATTGTTGAGCATACTATTCATCTCAACTATTTGAGAGCTATCAATTGTCCCCAATTTAAGCTGTTGTTGCAAATATTCGCCGATCCATAAAGCAATTTGTAACGATAAGCGTTTAGCATTATTTATTTCTACAGCTTGTTTTTTACTTAGTAAGGCTTTAAGTTCTTCATTAACTGGCTCATTTCTTAACTGTAATTTAGTAGCAACCGCAAAAGCAGCTAAAAGTTTTAAAATCGCAGCTTTTTTTGCTCGATCTTCTTCGTCTTTTTCAGGTACACTCAAACGGATAAAACGAGCTAAATTGCGAATATTAACCACCAGCATTCCTAAAGATTTTCGACCATCCCAAAATCGTTCGTAAGAAGTGTTAGTACGAAACACTAATAGTAAACCTAAAACTAAATTGTAAACAACATTATTAGTTAGCTCCCCAATATGTAAAATAAATGGTTGTTCTTTCCAGTAGGGCAACAAACATATAGAAGCAGCAAAAATAGTGAACATCAAAATTCGCGGCAAAATAGTTTTAATTACCGAACCTTCTAATTGAAATGTGATTTCCAACCAGCTTAACTTTCGTTCTGTAGACATTTAAAACATCCAAATAACTTAAACTTATAATTTTATCAACATGGCGATTCCACATGGTCGGGTTTCCCGACCGTGGCTCGCCATCAAAATGTATTGTCTATCAAATTCTTTCAAAACTTAGATTCTGTATATCTTACAATTTCAATTTTTTAGTTGGGTTTTTTATCTCCAGGTGTAATCAGAAATAATTAAATAAAAAATCTCGATCAAATAGTGCTTGACATGATATTCTATACATAGTCGAAAATAGTGCGCAATGCGAACCTGAGTCCAGTAATTATAGTTGCGAGCAAAAAAATAGCCAGACAGTAAGGCACGAGTTTCTGGCAAGATAATTTACCAAAAATAGCCTTTTTCTATCGTGGTTTGACGGCTATTGGCATTATATTTAAGCAAGTATTCGGCGGAAATTGCTTCTTGCTCTCTTAACAGGGTTATTTCTTTTTCGCCTATTTCCGTATCAGTAGAAAGCAATATTACCTGATGAGATGCGGTGGGGAAATATCGCTCAACTAAATTATTACGGTGGGAAGAATCTAGCCTACCTAAAGGGGTATCGATCGCGATCGGTAAGTTACGACCAGATACTCTAGCAAGCCCCCATAAAAAAGCGATCGCCAGTAGTTGTTTTTCCCCTGCGGATAAACGCTGTTTCGGGAAAGGTTGACCATCAGTGTCGTACAAAGCCAGTTTAAAGCGATCGCTATCAATAGTGATGCGGTTAATTAAATTAGATTTATGTAAAAGATATAAAAAGCAATCTTTGACTTCTGTTTCTAACTTATTAAGTTTTTTAAGAGTAAGTTTTTCTTTAAAAAGCTTGAGAGTTTTTTGTACCCGATCGACCGATTTAATAATATGTTCATCATTAATATTGACAATCGCATCCTCGCTAAAGTTTTTTAGCTTACGGTTTAATTCTTGTTGGATACGTTCAATTTCCTTGGCTAAACTTTCAGCTTTTTCCTGTTTAATTTTATATAAGGCCTTGCAGTTACTTACTTCTTGTTGTGTATCCTCAACTGCTAAGACTAGTTGCTGATAATCTTCAGGGGATGCTGCGAGCGCTAACTGAGATTCAGTATTATTTATTTCTGTTTCTAGCCGATCGATCCATTCAATAATATTTTGAACTTGCTTAACTTGAAAAGGTAAACGAACTTGAGAAATACTAATTAACTGCTGTAATTGAGATTCAGTTAAATGCAGAAAACTATTTGGTTCGTTTTCAATTGAATCGGCGATCGCTTGATTTTCTTGCTCAATAAAAAAATTAACTTTACTAATTGATTCGGCTGATAAACAGATGCTATTTAAATAATCTAATAATTTCTTATCTCTAGCTTGCAAAACCCCTTGAGCTTGTTTAAACTGTTGAATTTTAATTTCTTGCCTAGACTGAGTAGCTGCTGCGGATAATAAAGGGGTAATTAACTGTAACGGTAAACTCTCACTAGCTAAAATAATTAACTCTTGTCTTTTCGCTTCTAGTTGAATATTTAGCTCTTTAAGTTTGGTTTCAATTTCTTCCCTTTTGCTAGCAATTTTACCACCTTCTTGATTAAACTTTTGACGGGCGCGATCGCATTCTTGATTAGCTTGCTTTAACTTCTGCTGTAGTTCGGCTATTTCCTGATTAACCTTGGCTTTTTCAGCTTTTTTAGCTGCCAACTTATTTTCGATTTCTTCTATGGTTAATAACTGAGTTTTACTAGCGATCGCTTTTCGCTTGCGATTTACTAATACTGTCAAATCTATAGCTAGCTTTTCGGCTAATTCTAAGCCTAATAAATTATTAATTGCTTCCACGACAGCAGGAGGAGGTGTATCCAATTCAGCTAACTCTTTGACCTGTTCACCATCAAATAAAAATAGACTAGAAATACCTAATGGTAGAATATTTTCAATATACTCATCCCAATTTTCTTCCAAATTGCGATCAAATTGGTTTTCTCTTTCAATACTAAGACTATCCTTGCCGTCTTTAGGTGGTTTTTGCCACGCACGAATAATTTTAAACTGTTGCCAATGACCTTCAAAAATATACTCAAAAGATAACTGTATTTGTGTCAGATCTGCCGAAGTTGCTTGACTGTTTACCGACTGAGATAAGAAATCAGCATACCCTAAATTACCCCGCGTCGAACATTTAGCCCGTTGTCCATATAAAGCCAAACGAATTGCATCCATCAAAGTAGTTTTTCCACCACCATTCATCCCTCCCAACAAGATAATTGGTTGAATGATACCATTATTTTCGGGGCGTAAATTAATCGTATGTTTGCCTGCATACGCACCAAAGTTCTCGATAACTAACTCGGTAAAAATCATTTAAACATTGATCATTGAATATTTATTTGTTATTAGCAGCAACCTCGCCACTTCCTTCAACGGAGTGACTAGCAAATTTAATACTTCCCCAATTAGCTTGATTCTCTTCTTCTAAGTTATTACCTGGCTTGTTTAATTGTTCTACTTGTTCCCTTACCGCTTCAATATCACCTTGTTCAACAGCAGTTTTTAGATCGTACTTTTGATGTGCATTTGCGATCGCTTCTTCCTTGCTTCTAGAACTAGTATCAAAGCATTTTGCCAAACTATCATAAATACCCGTACGGCGATTTTTAGTATAAAATTGCCTTTCTGTATCTAACAGCTTCGACATCAATTCCAACTGCATCTCATCATCACATATTTCCGCCAAAGTTTCCCATTCATCATTACCTAATAACTTTTCATCAGCACCAATTCTGATATCTTTAAATACTTCCCCTGTTACTTCTTGATAAATGCGGGGTAAACTATCATCAAATTCGTGTTTCTCTTCTAGCCAAATTCTTCTGATTTCGCTCAACTCTTCAGAAGTAATTAAACTAATATCCTTAAATTCTTCAGGCGCATTCTGCCTAACTTCGACTTGTGCCGATAATACCCGTCTTAACCAAGTTTCTCGCCATTTCTTAGTATAAGGGCCAGGGATAGGTTCAATCGAAGTTTCTCCATCTTGGTTACGTTCAAACAACTGCACGTTACCACGGAGACGACGAAAATCGCGCCGATGGCGATCGTTTCTCATATCCAAATCGTTACGAATATCTAATAGAGGCTGTAACCATTCTTTTTCTTCATCATTTTGAATCATTGCCTCCATCGACTTATCTTTATTTACCATAGTGCATACCCAACAGCCAAATCTAGAATCTCCGCAACTAGGCGTAGATGTGTCAACTACCATTGGACATTCGTTATCAGCAGTTGCACCACGATACATAGTAAATAAATCGTTATTATTTCCTCCCCAAGGATTATCCCACTGCATAAGATACATCCAAACTTCGTTAGTAGTCCACTCTTCAATTGGAGTGTATACTAATGAATTAGGTAAACTAGCATTTGGACTAAGGCGATCGCGTACTCTTTTTTGCT of Coleofasciculaceae cyanobacterium contains these proteins:
- a CDS encoding mechanosensitive ion channel family protein; the encoded protein is MNEIINTISKVLLELLAQSIKALPSLLSALVVLFLTRYAAQIVLKIADETGRRAIKSNSLKLLLTKVCRIGVWTIGILFACVLAFPGFELGDIIATLGVGSVAIGFAFQDIFKNFLAGIILLVEEPFRIGDEVVIGDYEGKVENISIRTTKIRTYKGERVLLPNSTVFTDAVKVVTAYDYRRTDLGVGVDYNTSLPQAKKLLAQTIASVSGVMTEPVPEIDVVNFGESSIDFVVRYWSDSSQKQIRNVQTKAIIAIKKALDGANISIPYPIRTLYYYEREK
- a CDS encoding pitrilysin family protein, which codes for MSRKIFSWLSLVLFTVLLSFTVRLTAAADTPKHYTELDFEPLPEIQLPEYERYELENGMVVYLLEDRDLPLISGTAIIRTGSRYEPANKVGLAELTGRLMRSGGTENHPADELNSILEQKAASVETSIDNTSGNASFDTLSEDLNTVFPLFTEVLRQPAFAPEKLAIALKQQQGAIARRNDDPNDIANREFNKVIYGETSPYARTIEYNTLDNISRQDVTDFYQTYVRPENIILGIVGDFETDAMIERVQDAFGDWQADTSLPALETPAASQKYEQGIFAIDRPQLTQSNILLGHIGGQFDSPDYPTLSVLNGVLNGFGGRLFNEVRSRQGLAYSVYGSWSPSYDFDGMFIAGGQTQTNNTVPFIRSTINEIKKLRTKLVSKQELDNAKESILNSFVFNFQDPSQTLSRLMRYEYFDYPEDFIFEYQEQVQNTTREDILDVAQEYLQPDRLVTLVVGNVQTMNPPLNSLKQEINLVDVSLTEPGRG
- a CDS encoding bestrophin family ion channel, which codes for MSTERKLSWLEITFQLEGSVIKTILPRILMFTIFAASICLLPYWKEQPFILHIGELTNNVVYNLVLGLLLVFRTNTSYERFWDGRKSLGMLVVNIRNLARFIRLSVPEKDEEDRAKKAAILKLLAAFAVATKLQLRNEPVNEELKALLSKKQAVEINNAKRLSLQIALWIGEYLQQQLKLGTIDSSQIVEMNSMLNNMVEGLSSCERISQTPLPIAYRIYLKRLILIYCLGLPFNLIQKMGWWAIPVVAIVSFILLGLEEVGKELENPFLYGVNDLPVNDLCNKIINDVESIAIFLLPRV
- the dndD gene encoding DNA sulfur modification protein DndD, which produces MIFTELVIENFGAYAGKHTINLRPENNGIIQPIILLGGMNGGGKTTLMDAIRLALYGQRAKCSTRGNLGYADFLSQSVNSQATSADLTQIQLSFEYIFEGHWQQFKIIRAWQKPPKDGKDSLSIERENQFDRNLEENWDEYIENILPLGISSLFLFDGEQVKELAELDTPPPAVVEAINNLLGLELAEKLAIDLTVLVNRKRKAIASKTQLLTIEEIENKLAAKKAEKAKVNQEIAELQQKLKQANQECDRARQKFNQEGGKIASKREEIETKLKELNIQLEAKRQELIILASESLPLQLITPLLSAAATQSRQEIKIQQFKQAQGVLQARDKKLLDYLNSICLSAESISKVNFFIEQENQAIADSIENEPNSFLHLTESQLQQLISISQVRLPFQVKQVQNIIEWIDRLETEINNTESQLALAASPEDYQQLVLAVEDTQQEVSNCKALYKIKQEKAESLAKEIERIQQELNRKLKNFSEDAIVNINDEHIIKSVDRVQKTLKLFKEKLTLKKLNKLETEVKDCFLYLLHKSNLINRITIDSDRFKLALYDTDGQPFPKQRLSAGEKQLLAIAFLWGLARVSGRNLPIAIDTPLGRLDSSHRNNLVERYFPTASHQVILLSTDTEIGEKEITLLREQEAISAEYLLKYNANSRQTTIEKGYFW
- the dndC gene encoding DNA phosphorothioation system sulfurtransferase DndC, with amino-acid sequence MAKQTKNKLNKRDTPEFIESIGFLTAEIQELYCQDEIPWIIGVSWGKDSSCVLQLIWNAIAALPLEKRSKTVYVISTDTLVENPIVSAWVRNSIKKLDEAAIKQKMPFMANLLNPEVKNSFWVCLMGKGYPAPRNQFRWCTERMKIKPANQFIRQTVRSHGETILVLGTRKAESAKRAATMKKHEQKRVRDRLSPNASLPNSLVYTPIEEWTTNEVWMYLMQWDNPWGGNNNDLFTMYRGATADNECPMVVDTSTPSCGDSRFGCWVCTMVNKDKSMEAMIQNDEEKEWLQPLLDIRNDLDMRNDRHRRDFRRLRGNVQLFERNQDGETSIEPIPGPYTKKWRETWLRRVLSAQVEVRQNAPEEFKDISLITSEELSEIRRIWLEEKHEFDDSLPRIYQEVTGEVFKDIRIGADEKLLGNDEWETLAEICDDEMQLELMSKLLDTERQFYTKNRRTGIYDSLAKCFDTSSRSKEEAIANAHQKYDLKTAVEQGDIEAVREQVEQLNKPGNNLEEENQANWGSIKFASHSVEGSGEVAANNK